A window of the Blastopirellula sediminis genome harbors these coding sequences:
- a CDS encoding DUF1559 domain-containing protein, translating to MRNKTARSSGFTLVELLVVIAIIGVLIALLLPAVQQAREAARRMQCTNNLKQLGLAFHNYHDTYGKLPPMYIQIVPAVPDNKGHWAWSVFLLPFIEQTTTYDALSPNTLTPSQSMVANKTVFQNVNNSFRCPSAPGPDFHDPALDPGYAIEPDNSTTNTGLGLSNYIVSVNIANVRQRKSTDGRTGTTGNIGPFFRDSATKFRDFTDGLSNTFLAGERSWTKNGVRNSAGVLYAVRDANMTGPSAQDVGASWNQGVVTIAGSVRYPINVILPSPNQEQNNAFSSQHPGGAQFLFGDGSTHFIADTVDLSNDSAWNTNSTLERLVGMADGDVIGEY from the coding sequence ATGCGAAACAAGACCGCTCGTTCATCAGGTTTTACCCTGGTCGAACTCCTCGTTGTGATCGCCATCATCGGCGTTCTCATCGCCCTCTTGCTTCCGGCCGTACAGCAGGCCCGCGAAGCGGCCCGCCGGATGCAGTGCACGAACAATCTGAAGCAGCTTGGCCTGGCTTTCCATAACTATCACGACACCTACGGCAAACTGCCGCCGATGTACATCCAGATCGTGCCCGCCGTTCCGGACAACAAAGGGCACTGGGCTTGGTCGGTCTTCCTGTTGCCGTTCATTGAACAAACCACCACCTACGACGCGCTCTCGCCGAACACGTTAACTCCCAGCCAATCGATGGTGGCCAACAAGACGGTCTTCCAAAACGTCAACAACAGCTTCCGCTGTCCGTCGGCGCCGGGTCCCGATTTCCATGACCCCGCCCTCGACCCGGGCTACGCAATTGAGCCCGATAACAGCACGACCAATACGGGTCTTGGCCTCTCCAACTACATCGTCTCGGTCAATATCGCGAACGTTCGCCAGAGGAAGTCGACCGACGGCCGAACCGGAACGACCGGGAACATCGGTCCGTTCTTTCGCGATAGTGCGACCAAGTTCCGCGACTTTACCGACGGCTTGAGCAACACTTTCCTCGCCGGCGAACGTTCGTGGACGAAGAACGGCGTGCGTAACTCGGCCGGCGTGCTGTACGCCGTTCGTGACGCGAACATGACTGGTCCTTCGGCGCAAGACGTAGGCGCCTCCTGGAACCAAGGAGTGGTCACGATCGCCGGATCGGTTCGCTATCCGATCAACGTCATTCTTCCTTCGCCCAACCAAGAGCAGAATAACGCGTTCAGCAGCCAGCATCCCGGCGGCGCGCAATTCCTGTTTGGCGACGGTTCGACCCACTTTATCGCCGACACCGTTGACCTCAGCAACGACAGCGCCTGGAACACCAACAGCACGCTGGAACGACTGGTCGGCATGGCCGATGGCGACGTGATTGGAGAATACTAA